One Siniperca chuatsi isolate FFG_IHB_CAS linkage group LG1, ASM2008510v1, whole genome shotgun sequence genomic window, ACTACGGGTGTACGGCAAAACCCCTGTGTAAATGTAGTTCAAAAGAAGTGCCAGTACTGAGTCAGACAGACATGGAGCCTGCAGTTCTACCAGGGCACCAGTAGAGGACAAGATAGATGCCAAAACTGGACTTGAAGCTGCCAAGACACACCTGGGGGAAAGAGAGCAACTAGATGTGATGTAGCATAAAATCATGAACATCATATAAGACATACAACTAccaatatatattttatatatatattttgccaATATGTACTTATATgccaatatgtgtgtttgtttgcaacTGATAAAACCACTTTATGTTGCTCACCTGTGCGCAGGGTAGAGTTGGCCTGGGCTCTGTCCCTGTCTGACCACACAGTCACAGAACTGAGCTCGTTCTCTTTGGAGGTTCAGACTTGTCAGCAGTGATGCTGCGTGGCTACTAGCTGCCTGGACACAGGGTGTCACCTGGAGAGTACAGAGCTCGGTCAATAGCAGGTATTGCTGCttagatgaagatgatgaaagaCACTGAAAAAGAACTCCATTCTAATActatgtgttttctgtgttaacTTAAATTGTTTTTTACAGACTTAAGTTAAGTCTCTGTCTTTAAATGCACCATGGGTTGTCACTCAAAGCTTAAACAGGTGTTTAGACTTTGCAAAGCAATGTATGCTACTACTGATTAAAACCGTATGTCATTATTTCTGCCAAAAGACCATAACTGGCCTACTCCTTCTTTGTTACATCTAGGAGTGTACAGGCACAAGTCTTCTCTTTTATGCAACAGTTCAAATCATATAGAAACATTAATTTACAAGGTTTGCCAGTTTTCTATAACTAGTTTAAGAACAAAGTTTAAGCAAAGTGTTACTTGATTATCTTAACTTTGTGAAAGTAAATTCATAGTACAGTCATTACAGTAGTACAGACTGCTTGAACATGTACATCAGGTAGAAACAAATATTCTCTTACCTCCATGTTATACTGGGAGAGGAGCAACAAACCCCCACTATCCTATGGTGTGCATGAAGCTTCCAATGTGCACTGTCCTACCAGGTCTTGCTTGCAGTTGAATGGAGAAAAGAACCTCCATGGAGACTATATAGTCCCAGTCTACTATCTACGCACAGTCTCGTTCGGAAAGCAATCACACCCTTTTCATATTGGGAGCGTGCCGTGACGCGGAAGGACAGGTGCTTATAAGGGGCACTGGCGTCTAACATCAGAATTTCCATGGCCCGTTATGGAGGGGGACTGAGACCATCCCACAGAGGACTACAGAACCATTGCAAATAGAGCCAATATTTCTAATCACATCACAAAAAGATGGTATCAGGGaagtaatattttgaaatacACAAATATGGAGTAAATACTAAGTTGtcattatgaaaaaaaatagTTAGAATAATGACTTAATTATCTTAGGAAGCTtcctttcttgtctttctcctgcaggaggtcagaggtcacagtcAGTTACAAAATAGTCTGTAGTGTGCAGTGAGCTTGAGCCTGAACCCACAGTTGACaaacagcatgttagcaaagCATTAATTGTCTTTATTTGTCAAATTTGAGGCTCCACTAGTCTAGTTAGTTACACACAATCCATCATAGATGCACTGAAGAAGAAATGTGTGATGAACTGTGGCTAAGCATTTCTATTTGCTATAATTCTACAAAGGGAAGCTTCTCCAGTGTTAGGACTATGAGACGGCCCCCCGGCTGACGCTTTGTTGACAACTCCATACTAAGCCATTTCTCCACCCTTCCACACCATGTGCTTGTCACGCCTCGTGCTTGTCACGCCGCTTAATCTCTACAGCACTAACAGCCACACTGCTAGCTGTCCACAGGGCAGTAGTACATTTTCCCTGGAAACTGTGCAATGGAAATACTACTGCAacacacaccatcatcatcataaaaTGAGTCTTGTGGCACAAACTACAATAATCAGGTCAATAACAGCTTATTACACAACTAATTTTGgtgctaaataaaaaatatgtttaaaatatgtatacCATTTACTATGCAAAATACATATATCATTTTTGCGATGTATTGATATCCATTCATAAGCACTGACAGAACAGATTGAAAAAGAGTCgtttgtttactgtaaaatgaattAGTTTAACAGACTCAACCAAATTCAGTtgtaatgttttaaacaaataGAAGACCGGTATTTTACCATATACTGTCCATGGTTGTAGCTGACCCATGTTATAGTGGTATCACTTTTATATGTACTATAGTGCTTTCAGTATTTGAGTGTGTCGTGTGTGCAGAATGAAATATAAGTAAAAActtaacaaaataacataaaattggGCATCCCGGTAGCCTAATGTTTAAGGTGCATTCCACATTTGGTTCGATTTCAGCCAAGGGATGTATGTTATAAGCCAtacccctctgtctctcctaatgtttcctgtcactcttTACACTatgactgtcaaataaaggcaaaaaaataacaatatttggggtgaaaaaaaactcaaattaaaaaaaaataaatctaaatgcACCACcctatataaaataataataataaaagaatagCTATAACTTAAGcagtaatcacacacacaaacacaaacacaaaatacaacacacatgCTTAACAAATAGTGGCTTGAAGTGTTTCCATTCACTGGGTGCTTTGTGACGTAGCTCACGTACTGTACTAGTTGCGAGAGAGGGTCTCCcttggagcacacacacacacacacacacagctgcaactTTTGGAAACGTATCACGTTCTGGTACAGTATTTATAAGACATCTAAAGGCAAAAGGCCAATTTACCAATGGAAAAAAatcctcatttaaaactcttATATTTTTAGTACAGTCAAACAACATTTTAGTACTAACATGGTTACTGCATcagttaaaagtttaaaaggtAGTTCAAAGAGATAGTTAAAAACACACCGAAGTTATCAAAAATAtgtgttgtgtatatgtgtgtgtatatatatatatatatatatatatatatatatatatttttttttttttttttaattggctAATGCGACGATCTGCCTCATAATTAGGGCTGGGACAATTCATGACGTAATTGATTACGGAAATACATCGATTTGCATATCGTGCGTCGATGCTTCGCAGTGAAGTATGGCTGCCCAGTCAAAGCGTGGATTCCACCGGAGgacaagctgcagcattaaaacctTGCCCACAATCTCCCGTCGCTCTCCCCTCCTGTGCGGTCTACTgacagtcgcacatgctctgcagaaaaacacacagaaagagtcTCATGTTTATGTAGACCTACTTATGtcgttgttttgtaaaagcttgtaagtgcagcTGTTGCTGCCAATGTCATTCCATAGGCgatgtcattaacaacaagcctcctccacaagGCTCACTTGCTGCAGTGAAAACGGAATCgcgggtgaaaaaatccaaaacgggagttgtgtttttttgggcgactttataaaacagtgctgatgaagaaagtcaacagtgcagacacatacgGGGAGAGAGAAACGGGGGGCAAGCCGCCAAGTGTGTGTAGAGACCagaagtgtaggtgtgtgtggagaaaagagaactgaagggaaaagcaaggagagcagattaaagtagtttgtgagtaaacactaaaataaggtggtgaattaagtagaattaaaatggtaacataagaaataacctactagaaagagagtaatatattcatttattctttcaaatattatattttcaatagacaaatatatttttgttgcagaataatgccctgcagtacacactttgtttcttgttacatttgtttctttttaagagaaaattattgaataaaatattgaaatattaatggcacaagtttttgatatttattttgagtaaattgattgttatattaatcaagtaataaaaaagtATCTTTAGAATAATCGATAAATTAGTCTTtggattaattgactaatcaaagaaataattgttagattaatagattttaaaaattattgttaggtgcagccctacttgtaataaaaaaaaaaaaagtatttaaaaaaaaaagtatttcttgagcaccaccatcaggccacactttacattcaaatattataaaatcCCAATGGGCTGGCACTTTGTATTTCAAAGAGCATGAGCTGACATTGGTGGTtatatttactatttttattattgaagcAACTGAAGCCAAAAttcactggcacacacacaccaaatatCAAAACGACTGCATGTCAAAGTCTGAAGTTGTTGAGTGCTCCCATAAATAACGCTCTGTACTACTGGACCTTCCAGCACAAGGTACAGGGTCTTccattttacacaaacacacatacataaggTTGATTCAACATGATGTCTCTGCCAGCAAAAGCACTGCAAGAACACAACAAATagactctacagccatgctctgtgaggctgtaattatCATTGTAAAGAAAGTCAAACTCTTAGAAATGtaaaaccaaagtactggacaaattgaaattttgccCTACTAATGATGCTAGATAAGAAGTAAGGGGACCACTGAAGAGAGCACAATTAATTCTTAAGGGAACTTGGACGTCTGTACGAAATTTCACGAAGTTCACaaagaccatgaatgtctacacCAAATTGTCATCCAAGTAAATCctcaaagtcattaagattcatcctaTGGACACCATGCATGTCTTCACCAAAATGTGTGCCGATCTATCATGTAGATCAGGTATTTCACCGGATAAGTCATCATTTTGGCCTGCTGGgggcgctagatgaaaaatcaggagatcaccaaagtcattaggatacatcctctggggaccgtgaatccgacagttgttgagatatttcagtctggaccaaccaAGCGACTGACAAACAGACCAACTTTGCCATCCCTAGAGGAACGTTGCTGTAGGAGTACGGCTAAAAAAACACAGCGATTACTTGATAGAATTCAACTGCATTTCTGGCTCCAAGCCGTCAGTAAATGGTCATGACACATATCATGACAAAATAGTTTTCATGTGTACCCCAGGAGTTCTCCAAGATCAAGAGTTTCAATGCTAACAATGTACACATGGCACTTCAAATAGAAAAGATCAGCCAAATAGGATGCTCTACTATCCAagtcgacacacacacacacacacacacacaatcacgcCATACCCAGCTGAATACATACCATCCCTGCTTCTGCAACACATGCAGTACCAAGCTCCAGCTGTTTCCAGTTCCATTTTTACACATGtaacatcatcttcatcttgcTCTCTTTTTTACTCACACATCCAGAACATTGTAGTCATGATATTTGGTGGCTGCTATTCTTAGCTTTTTGGCATGACACTGTACACACTCATCCCTACATTAACACCCCTGCAAAAACACACGCACAGTAGCAGCAGAACAGCACGTCAGCTTAAGGACTGGGCTGCCAACAGAAGTACCAGGGAGCAGAGTGATTTAAATTAGACTGGATAGCTTTCAAGAGTGATAGAGCGTCTTGTTGGCCTTGAGGTTATGATGCATACCATATGTTGAAAGTGTCCCTGGTTCACTTCCAGCTGGGAACCTTAATTCCATGTCACACACTGTCTTTATCAGTaattcctgtctgtctctattaTCTATCAATAAAGgctaaaatgcaaataaaaagcagcagtTAATGTAAGAGATACCCACCCAATCATACACACATTATCCTTTTACTGTCACTTCCCTTTACTAGCATCCAGAAAGATGTAAAAACAATGGAGAACAGACAGGGTTATGAGTACATGATGCCAGCAATGACAGTGAAggtgcagcagcagaaagcCTTCAGAACACAGTTACTAATGTGTCATGGGCACATCCTACACTGTATGGTCCAAAAACCTCAGACAAGGTAAGTATTGTCTGAAGGTTTAAGTTACTAAGACATTTCcaataaaatacttaattaTTTTAAGTGGACTGTGTAGgaaattttcttttcaaaataaatctctaaaagtatgtggacatccAAACATTAAACACACGTGATTTTTGAAtatctcattccaaaaccatagGCGTTAATAAGGACTTGCCCCACCTTTGCTGCTCTAAGAGCATTCACTACCATTCATAACCCATTCtacagcaaatgtttgccaATGGAGATTGCAAGGGCATATGCTTGATTTTGTGCACTTTTTAGCAATGGGTGTGCCTGAGGCAGCTCTACCTACAAATAATTTTAAGATATAGTGCAAATAGCAGAAGCCTCTCCTATCTTTAGTGTTTAATAAATGTGCTTTATTCTTAGATCCTTCAGCACAGAGTTGGAGTACCAGCAACAGTACCGCTAGTAGTAACAGCAGTAGTACTCTTTCAACACAACAGTAAGTCTATTATAACTTGGGTTGCCAGcctgaaatacacaaaaacaaacaaacaaaaaaaaaacaatcttacaTCTGATTCTTGCATCAATTTGTAAAGTCCATTTGCAACGGAATCAGTCAGAAAACAGATCTCTAGACCAATCACATGCCTCGTTCTCATCATCAAGCAGGGAACAATTAGATCCATCCAGACTCCCCTCAACAGTTTCAGGGTCACAATTCCCTGTTTGTGCCAGACCTCTCTGTGATGATGTGAGAGGTTGATCCAACAGAATTCTCTTGCAATTAACTCCATCTCCCTGCTTTCCTTCCCAAGTACAACCCGAATTACTGTTGCTGTTATCAGTCTGCCTTCTTCTTCTGAGCTTCAAACTAAGTTGTGTTTTAGCAGCAGGAGTAGGAGGAACAATAATGACTTCATTGTCCTCATaatcacacacagtcacatcacAATCACTGGAGTCACATTTGTGGTTGCTCCTTCCTGTTGACCCTGTGGTTAGAGCTCCTCTCTGGATCCTCAGGTGCTGCTGAGCTAGCAGATGGTTTTTATGCCTGTCTGGTTTGCAGAACCTCCTTTTTGGGGTAAATCTGTGGCTGTGGCTGCTAGATGTCGTACCCCACACCAAGTTTTCGTTTTTAGACTCCCTCCCACACTGGGGCAGCTGGTTAGCACTGACACAGTTTGATTTACAAAGAGAAGAGGTGATTTTGGCTGGCTTTTTACTATCCAATTCAGTCAGATTTCcgtaaaaaacacacaaatctcGACTGTCAGGTTGTGAACTGAATTCTTCTAATGTCAAGGTTCTGTATGTGGAGGCAGGTGACCCTGATACAACATCTACTTTTACAATGGGGGTGGActgagagggagggatgaagtCAAGATCTTGTGTGCCTGGTGGAATTAAACTGTCTCTGttaatgcatttattatgtttcagtttctgtttgtctgGCGTTGAATGTGGGACATTACACTTTTCACTCCTCCGGTGCTGTTTATCTGGCTTGGAAAGCAGTGGGCAAGCTTCTATGGTCATCCTGACAGTTTCTGCATGCATGTTGAGAGGGTTTGTGTTCATATCGATCATGAGTGAGCTACTGAATAGGTCTGCTGAACAATTGTAGGTATCCCCTTCAAGCTGctcttcttcattttcaaaaaacagaGAACTAGCTTTCTCATCCTCTTGATTACACTCGTGGAAACAAATGTTTCTGGCTTGACTTTTGTCTACACATCCAACAGAGCTCTTACATTTCTGCTCAGATAAATCACATGTGTCACCTTTATTGAGTGCAGGTGTATTAGTGATATTCAGTAATATCTGTGAGTGGCTGTTGGTTATCTGTGTGTTACTTTGACAAACAGAAGTTGATTTTATTGATAGGTTCTTGTCTTGTGAGCTGATTTCCAGGTAGTTTCTTGCTGTTTCTTTCT contains:
- the ddias gene encoding uncharacterized protein ddias isoform X2; amino-acid sequence: MHIWTNSIWNLLEPILWHSCKWFAEVTETERGPWLGGPVANCSSSKDTVQLIASQMILPKATGLGGCTVVSYYQILLQKAAEYELGSTDPSKTSVPLAATLLLIPRHSPASSFNNATLSASGLLSQSLQRSQHKDCPLTPTPPWEQSLGLVTSSAEQEEGCSTQDSGDENSRQTDNNKTPHHARRGCLENHKVTEETVLSPLLSLECSSYNSPSFAKYPYSSLEKAVGNTPIPKSWFSPSPPVHNCSKAKGFSTRQFTTTCLSSSLAWEDLPFSESLTDFLCEEKKHFDIVGETEPHISVQNQKETARNYLEISSQDKNLSIKSTSVCQSNTQITNSHSQILLNITNTPALNKGDTCDLSEQKCKSSVGCVDKSQARNICFHECNQEDEKASSLFFENEEEQLEGDTYNCSADLFSSSLMIDMNTNPLNMHAETVRMTIEACPLLSKPDKQHRRSEKCNVPHSTPDKQKLKHNKCINRDSLIPPGTQDLDFIPPSQSTPIVKVDVVSGSPASTYRTLTLEEFSSQPDSRDLCVFYGNLTELDSKKPAKITSSLCKSNCVSANQLPQCGRESKNENLVWGTTSSSHSHRFTPKRRFCKPDRHKNHLLAQQHLRIQRGALTTGSTGRSNHKCDSSDCDVTVCDYEDNEVIIVPPTPAAKTQLSLKLRRRRQTDNSNSNSGCTWEGKQGDGVNCKRILLDQPLTSSQRGLAQTGNCDPETVEGSLDGSNCSLLDDENEACDWSRDLFSD
- the ddias gene encoding DNA damage-induced apoptosis suppressor protein isoform X1 → MSVRRALVDCAVLSLQDACVFYPCCKGCFSRIYVEQQDTTRCRCSKCGYSCLREQVDHRYRLSLRVARDTCIFGLTVFGTCLNPFFGIHASGLQRLVENAEGPVGESTRSTLLVKAVKDCFIGRHFIFGIKVTETERGPWLGGPVANCSSSKDTVQLIASQMILPKATGLGGCTVVSYYQILLQKAAEYELGSTDPSKTSVPLAATLLLIPRHSPASSFNNATLSASGLLSQSLQRSQHKDCPLTPTPPWEQSLGLVTSSAEQEEGCSTQDSGDENSRQTDNNKTPHHARRGCLENHKVTEETVLSPLLSLECSSYNSPSFAKYPYSSLEKAVGNTPIPKSWFSPSPPVHNCSKAKGFSTRQFTTTCLSSSLAWEDLPFSESLTDFLCEEKKHFDIVGETEPHISVQNQKETARNYLEISSQDKNLSIKSTSVCQSNTQITNSHSQILLNITNTPALNKGDTCDLSEQKCKSSVGCVDKSQARNICFHECNQEDEKASSLFFENEEEQLEGDTYNCSADLFSSSLMIDMNTNPLNMHAETVRMTIEACPLLSKPDKQHRRSEKCNVPHSTPDKQKLKHNKCINRDSLIPPGTQDLDFIPPSQSTPIVKVDVVSGSPASTYRTLTLEEFSSQPDSRDLCVFYGNLTELDSKKPAKITSSLCKSNCVSANQLPQCGRESKNENLVWGTTSSSHSHRFTPKRRFCKPDRHKNHLLAQQHLRIQRGALTTGSTGRSNHKCDSSDCDVTVCDYEDNEVIIVPPTPAAKTQLSLKLRRRRQTDNSNSNSGCTWEGKQGDGVNCKRILLDQPLTSSQRGLAQTGNCDPETVEGSLDGSNCSLLDDENEACDWSRDLFSD